The Lysobacter enzymogenes genome window below encodes:
- the ftsH gene encoding ATP-dependent zinc metalloprotease FtsH — MNDLAKNLLLWVIVAVVLMVVFQAFGPRNPGVDTIPYDQFVTQVQNDRVKEVKFSDDGTTITGTRKDDSKFTTYATRDQYLINDLINHKVVTEQTPPSSGPSLVMILINVLPWLLFIGIWVYFMRQMQQGGSKGAMSFGRSRAKLQGEDQVKVTLADVAGCDEAKEEVGELVEFLRDPSKFQKLGGKIPRGVLMVGPPGTGKTLLARAIAGEAKVPFFSISGSDFVEMFVGVGASRVRDMFEQAKKHAPCIIFIDEIDAVGRHRGAGLGGGHDEREQTLNQLLVEMDGFEGGEGVIVIAATNRPDVLDPALLRPGRFDRQVVVGLPDVKGREQILRVHMRKLPLHEDVEPMTIARGTPGFSGADLANLCNEAALFAARENAKEVRMEHFDKARDKILMGAERRSMAMSEDEKKLTAYHEAGHAIVGRIVPEHDPVYKVTIIPRGRALGVTMYLPEGDKYSMNRVAIESQLCSLYGGRVAEELIFGGDKVTTGASNDIERATKMARNMVTKWGLSDEMGPIAYGEEEDEVFLGRSVTQHKNVSNETARKIDEVVRGILDKAYGRTSQILKDNLDKLHVMAEALLQYETIDATQIDAIMAGREPGPPADWAKSGKVSKDDNRPGGAIGGPAAQT, encoded by the coding sequence ATGAACGATTTGGCCAAGAATCTGCTGCTCTGGGTGATCGTCGCCGTCGTATTGATGGTGGTGTTCCAGGCGTTCGGCCCGCGCAACCCGGGCGTGGACACGATCCCCTACGACCAGTTCGTGACCCAGGTGCAGAACGACCGCGTCAAGGAGGTCAAGTTCTCCGACGACGGCACCACGATCACCGGCACGCGCAAGGACGACAGCAAGTTCACGACCTACGCCACGCGCGACCAATACCTCATCAACGACCTGATCAACCACAAGGTCGTGACCGAGCAGACCCCGCCGTCGAGCGGGCCGTCGCTGGTGATGATCCTGATCAACGTATTGCCCTGGCTGCTGTTCATCGGCATCTGGGTCTATTTCATGCGCCAGATGCAGCAGGGCGGCAGCAAGGGCGCGATGAGCTTCGGCCGTTCGCGCGCCAAGCTGCAGGGCGAGGACCAGGTCAAGGTGACCCTGGCCGACGTCGCCGGCTGCGACGAGGCCAAGGAAGAAGTCGGCGAGCTGGTCGAGTTCCTGCGCGATCCGTCCAAGTTCCAGAAGCTCGGCGGCAAGATTCCGCGCGGCGTGCTGATGGTCGGCCCGCCCGGTACCGGCAAGACCTTGCTGGCCCGCGCGATCGCCGGCGAAGCCAAGGTGCCGTTCTTCTCGATCTCCGGTTCCGACTTCGTCGAAATGTTCGTCGGCGTCGGCGCCAGCCGCGTGCGCGACATGTTCGAGCAGGCCAAGAAGCACGCGCCGTGCATCATCTTCATCGACGAAATCGACGCGGTCGGCCGCCATCGCGGCGCCGGCCTCGGCGGCGGCCACGACGAGCGCGAGCAGACCCTCAACCAGTTGCTGGTCGAGATGGACGGTTTCGAAGGCGGCGAAGGCGTGATCGTGATCGCCGCGACCAACCGTCCCGACGTGCTCGACCCGGCGCTGCTGCGTCCGGGCCGTTTCGACCGCCAGGTCGTGGTCGGCCTGCCCGACGTCAAGGGCCGCGAGCAGATCCTGCGCGTGCACATGCGCAAGCTGCCGCTGCACGAGGACGTCGAGCCGATGACCATCGCCCGCGGCACCCCGGGTTTCTCCGGCGCGGACCTGGCCAACCTGTGCAACGAGGCGGCGCTGTTCGCGGCGCGCGAGAACGCCAAGGAAGTGCGCATGGAGCACTTCGACAAGGCCCGCGACAAGATCCTGATGGGCGCCGAGCGCCGTTCGATGGCGATGAGCGAGGACGAGAAGAAGCTCACCGCCTACCACGAAGCCGGCCACGCCATCGTCGGCCGGATCGTGCCCGAGCACGACCCGGTCTATAAGGTCACCATCATCCCGCGCGGCCGCGCGCTCGGCGTGACCATGTACTTGCCGGAAGGCGACAAGTACTCGATGAACCGCGTCGCGATCGAATCGCAGCTGTGCTCGCTGTACGGCGGCCGCGTCGCCGAGGAGCTGATCTTCGGTGGCGACAAGGTCACCACCGGCGCGTCCAACGACATCGAGCGCGCGACCAAGATGGCCCGCAACATGGTCACCAAGTGGGGCCTGAGCGACGAGATGGGCCCGATCGCCTACGGCGAGGAGGAGGACGAAGTGTTCCTCGGCCGTTCGGTCACCCAGCACAAGAACGTGTCCAACGAGACCGCGCGCAAGATCGACGAAGTGGTGCGCGGCATTCTCGACAAGGCTTACGGCCGCACCTCGCAGATCCTCAAGGACAACCTCGACAAGCTGCACGTGATGGCCGAGGCGCTGCTGCAGTACGAGACCATCGACGCGACCCAGATCGACGCGATCATGGCCGGCCGCGAGCCGGGTCCGCCGGCGGACTGGGCCAAGTCGGGCAAGGTGTCGAAGGACGACAACCGTCCCGGCGGCGCGATCGGTGGGCCGGCGGCGCAGACCTAA
- the rlmE gene encoding 23S rRNA (uridine(2552)-2'-O)-methyltransferase RlmE codes for MATRSKSSQRWLKEHFSDPFVKKAKADGLRSRAAYKLEELVERDRLLKPGMVVVDLGAAPGGWSQWVRQEMERLWPRQPGRIVALDILEMPGLAGVEFIHGDFREDAVLAQLEATLDGQVVDLVLSDMAPNMSGVDAVDLPRAMHLSELAMDFADRHLRVEGTFLIKLFQGVGFDEYVRELRRRYAKVSIRKPAASRKRSPEVYALAQGKRATPT; via the coding sequence ATGGCGACCCGCAGCAAATCCAGCCAGCGCTGGCTCAAGGAACACTTTTCCGACCCCTTCGTGAAGAAGGCCAAGGCCGACGGCCTGCGCTCGCGCGCGGCCTACAAGCTCGAGGAACTGGTCGAACGCGACCGCCTGCTCAAGCCGGGCATGGTCGTGGTCGACCTCGGCGCCGCCCCCGGCGGCTGGTCGCAATGGGTCCGCCAGGAAATGGAGCGGCTGTGGCCGCGGCAGCCGGGGCGGATCGTGGCCCTGGACATCCTGGAGATGCCCGGCCTGGCCGGGGTCGAGTTCATTCACGGCGATTTCCGCGAAGATGCCGTCCTGGCCCAGCTGGAAGCCACGCTGGACGGTCAGGTCGTGGACCTTGTCCTGTCCGATATGGCCCCCAATATGAGCGGGGTGGACGCGGTGGACCTGCCGCGGGCGATGCACCTCTCGGAGCTGGCGATGGACTTCGCCGACCGGCACCTGAGGGTCGAGGGCACCTTCCTGATCAAGCTGTTCCAGGGCGTGGGCTTCGACGAATACGTGCGCGAGCTGCGCCGTCGCTACGCCAAGGTCTCGATCCGCAAGCCGGCGGCCTCGCGCAAGCGGTCGCCGGAGGTGTACGCGCTGGCCCAGGGCAAGCGGGCGACGCCGACCTGA
- the folP gene encoding dihydropteroate synthase → MFDMSPTLDCNGRALKLDRPRVMGIVNVTPDSFSDGGAHDTLEAAVAHGLRLAAEGADILDIGGESTRPGAAEVPVEEELRRTVPVIERLARETALPISIDTSKPEVMRAAVAAGAGLVNDVYGLRREGALDAAAALGVPVVLMHMQGEPRSMQHEPRYDDVVAEVHRFLAERIFAAEMAGIAKKRIVVDPGFGFGKTLQHNLTLLAGLERFGELGVPVLAGLSRKRSIGELTGREAPEQRVHGSVAAHLIAAQRGARLLRVHDVAATVDALKVWEAVAAQAQPRRAAAPAMPKWPDED, encoded by the coding sequence ATGTTCGACATGTCCCCGACCCTCGACTGCAACGGCCGCGCGCTCAAGCTCGATCGCCCGCGGGTGATGGGCATCGTCAACGTCACCCCCGATTCGTTCTCCGACGGCGGCGCCCACGACACGCTCGAAGCGGCGGTCGCGCACGGCCTGCGGCTCGCCGCCGAGGGCGCGGACATCCTCGACATCGGCGGCGAATCCACCCGCCCCGGCGCGGCCGAGGTTCCGGTCGAGGAGGAACTGCGCCGCACCGTCCCGGTGATCGAGCGCCTCGCGCGCGAGACCGCGCTGCCGATCAGCATCGACACCTCGAAACCCGAAGTCATGCGCGCCGCGGTCGCCGCCGGCGCCGGGCTCGTCAACGACGTCTACGGCCTGCGCCGCGAGGGCGCGCTCGACGCGGCCGCCGCGCTCGGCGTGCCGGTGGTGCTCATGCACATGCAGGGCGAGCCGCGCTCGATGCAGCACGAGCCGCGCTACGACGACGTGGTCGCGGAAGTGCACCGGTTCCTGGCCGAACGCATCTTCGCCGCCGAGATGGCCGGCATCGCCAAGAAGCGCATCGTGGTCGATCCGGGTTTCGGCTTCGGCAAGACCCTGCAGCACAACCTGACCCTGCTGGCCGGGCTGGAGCGCTTCGGCGAGCTCGGCGTGCCGGTGCTGGCCGGGCTGTCGCGCAAGCGCAGCATCGGCGAGCTGACCGGCCGCGAGGCGCCGGAGCAGCGCGTGCACGGCTCGGTCGCCGCGCACCTGATCGCCGCGCAGCGCGGCGCGCGCCTGCTGCGCGTGCACGACGTCGCCGCGACCGTGGACGCGCTCAAGGTCTGGGAGGCGGTCGCCGCGCAGGCGCAGCCGCGGCGCGCGGCGGCGCCGGCGATGCCGAAGTGGCCCGACGAGGATTGA
- the miaA gene encoding tRNA (adenosine(37)-N6)-dimethylallyltransferase MiaA has product MTVSLDPRPLAIALMGPTASGKTALALDWAQRLDAEIVSVDSALVYRGLDIGAAKPSAAERAAVPHHLIDVREPWQTYSAAEFASDARRAMEQIAARGRIPILAGGTGLYFQALLRGLSDMPEADPATRAALTQEAAERGWAALHAELAALDPEAAARIHATDAQRIQRALEVWRLSGRTISDWRRASAGRPRLPFRVLKLVLAPAERAVLHERIERRFAQMLVDGFLDEVRRLRALPGLAAHPSPLELPAIRAVGYRQAWEHLDGAYGETELRDRGVFATRQLAKRQLTWLRGELDARWFDPLRERAELGHALRLFAAGRLRAP; this is encoded by the coding sequence ATGACCGTCTCCCTCGACCCGCGCCCGCTCGCCATCGCCCTGATGGGCCCGACCGCGTCGGGCAAGACCGCGCTCGCGCTGGACTGGGCGCAGCGCCTGGACGCGGAGATCGTCAGCGTCGACTCGGCCCTGGTCTACCGCGGCCTCGACATCGGCGCGGCCAAGCCCAGCGCGGCCGAGCGGGCGGCGGTGCCGCACCACCTGATCGACGTGCGCGAGCCGTGGCAGACCTATTCGGCGGCCGAGTTCGCAAGCGATGCGCGCCGGGCGATGGAGCAGATCGCCGCGCGCGGCCGCATCCCGATCCTCGCCGGCGGCACCGGGCTGTACTTCCAGGCCTTGTTGCGCGGCCTGTCGGACATGCCCGAGGCCGATCCGGCGACCCGCGCGGCCTTGACTCAGGAAGCCGCCGAGCGCGGCTGGGCCGCGCTGCACGCCGAGCTGGCCGCGCTCGACCCGGAGGCGGCCGCGCGCATCCACGCCACCGACGCCCAGCGCATCCAGCGCGCGCTCGAGGTCTGGCGGCTGTCCGGCCGCACCATCAGCGACTGGCGCCGCGCCTCGGCCGGGCGGCCGCGGCTGCCGTTCCGGGTGCTCAAGCTGGTGCTGGCGCCGGCCGAGCGCGCGGTGCTGCACGAACGCATCGAACGCCGCTTCGCGCAGATGCTGGTCGACGGCTTCCTCGACGAGGTGCGCCGGCTGCGCGCGCTGCCGGGCCTGGCCGCGCACCCGAGCCCGCTGGAACTGCCGGCGATCCGCGCGGTCGGCTACCGCCAGGCCTGGGAACACCTCGACGGCGCCTACGGCGAAACCGAGCTGCGCGACCGCGGCGTGTTCGCGACCCGCCAACTGGCCAAGCGCCAGCTGACCTGGCTGCGCGGCGAACTTGACGCGCGCTGGTTCGATCCTTTGCGCGAGCGGGCCGAACTCGGGCATGCCCTGAGGCTGTTCGCCGCGGGCCGGCTGCGCGCGCCGTAG
- the hfq gene encoding RNA chaperone Hfq, giving the protein MSKGQSLQDPFLNALRRERVPVSVYLVNGIKLQGTIESFDQFVVLLRNTVSQMVYKHAISTVVPARNVRVGPGGGYVQSADGSDGSDENE; this is encoded by the coding sequence ATGTCTAAGGGGCAATCCCTGCAGGATCCTTTCCTGAATGCGCTGCGTCGCGAACGCGTACCGGTCTCGGTCTACCTGGTCAACGGCATCAAGCTGCAGGGCACGATCGAGTCGTTCGACCAATTCGTGGTGCTGTTGCGCAACACCGTAAGCCAGATGGTCTACAAGCACGCCATTTCCACCGTGGTCCCCGCGCGCAACGTCCGCGTCGGCCCGGGCGGCGGCTACGTGCAGTCCGCCGACGGCAGCGACGGCAGCGACGAAAACGAATAA